DNA from Polaribacter sp. NJDZ03:
ACAAGTGCCAGTTTACAAGTTTGTAAAGCAAGCTTTGGTAAGAAAATTTGGACAAGAATGGTATGATGAATTAGAAGTAATTGCGGCAAAACATTTAGAAAGTAAGTAAATTATTTTATCAGAAATAAATAGACCTAAAAGCATCAAATAAATTTGATGCTTTTTTTTATGGCATACTAATTGTTTTAACAGAGTTTTAACATTTTAAAACTTTCGAATTATGAAAAACACCAAAAAACTACCAACAAAACAATTAGAAAAATTCTCTAATATTTTTACACAGCTAGGGTTGGTATTAGTCCTATTTATTGTCTTTATAACACTAGAGCATAAAACCGAAGAGAAAATAGTGGTAGATTTTAATTCTGCTAAAAGAGCAGTAGTCTATGTAGCGCCAGATACAGAGGTTCTTTTTACCAAAGAGCCTAAAGTTGTGCCTAAATTAAAAATAATTAAAGCAGCACCTTTTATTGTTGATGAAATTGTAAAAGGAAAAAATACGATTATAGAAACTGTTTTTGAAGACACAAGCATAGAAGATCCTATTTTAATAGATATAGAGAATCTTGTAGAAGTTAAGTTAGAAGAGAAATTTATTGAAGATGTAGATTTTATCAATATACAAAATGCACCCATTTTTAAAGGATGTGATCATTTATCAAAAGAAGAGAATAAGGTTTGTTTTGAAAAAAAAATGAAACAATTTGTACAACGTAATTTTAATGTAACGTTGGCTAATGAAATAGGCTTACATGCCGGTAAACATAAAATTTATACGCAGTTTGTTATAGATGATAAAGGAGAAATAGTTGATGTTAAAATAAGAACGGCATATAAAACCTTAGAAAAAGAAGCATTAAGAGTTATTAAGAAATTGCCAAAATTTAAACCTGGTATACAAAATAGTAGAGCTGTTAAAGTAAGATATAATTTACCCATTGCTTTTAGTTTAGAGTAAAATAAAGAGGTTATCTAAAAAGAATTAAACCTTGTTATCTTCAACTTGTTTCAGTATCTCAACTTATTGATATTCAATTTTTATAAGAATCTAAAATAAATCTAGATTAACAAAAAACACACTTTTTAAACAGCCTCTTTTTAGTGAGTATATTTATTATTTGTTATTTTTGTAAGATGAAAATCAGTCAATATTTAGACGCTACTTACTTAAAAACAGCAAGTCAGGCAAATCTTACAGAAGAAGAAAATAAACAAAACGTTATTGATTTAATACAAGAAGCTATTTTGTACGATTATAAGTTAATTATGATTCGTGCTAAATACATTCCTTTAGCTAAAGAAATGCTTCAAGAAGTAGGTGCAAATATTCTTATTGGAACAGTAATTGGCTTTCATGAGGGTACTTATACTACTCAAGAAAAATTAGACGAAGCACGAGAAGCTATTAATTTGGGTGCAGATGAGCTAGATTTTGTTGTAAACTATAAAGCCTTTAAAAGAGAAGAAATAGCCTTGGTTACTAATGAAATTACAAAAGGAATAGCGCTTGCTTTAGCAAATAACAAAGTAATAAAATGGATAATTGAAGTTGCTGCCTTAACAAACAAAGAAATAATTGTAATTTCGCGTTTAATTAAAAACATTGTTTTTACTGATTTTGGCGAAGAAAATGCAGATAAGGTTTTTGTAAAATCATCTACAGGTTTTTTTAAAACAGCAAACAATTTGCCAAACGGAGCAACGTTTGAAACCATGAAATTAATTTCAGAAAATGCAAAACCATTAAAAATAAAAGCAGCAGGTGGTGTAAGAGATTATGAAACGGCTGTAAAAATGGTTGCTTTAGGAGTAGATAGAATTGGTACATCTTCTTCTAAAGAGATTGTTAATAAAGAACAAAACAGTAATTCAGGATACTAATTTTGATAGAATATTTTGCACATGAAACGGCTGTAATAGATAACGATTGCAGTATTGGAAAGGATACCAAAATTTGGCATTTTAGTCATATTATGTCTAATTGTGTAATTGGTAAACAATGTAATATTGGTCAGAATGTAGTGGTTTCTCCAGAAGTAGTTTTGGGTAAAAATGTAAAAGTACAAAATAACGTATCTATTTACACAGGTGTAATTTGCGAAGACGATGTTTTTTTAGGACCTTCTATGGTTTTTACAAACGTAATCAATCCACGGAGTGCCATCAAAAGAAAAAATGAATACCAACAAACTTTAGTAAAAAAAGGCGCAAGTATTGGAGCAAATGCAACTATTATTTGTGGTAATACTATTGGAGAATATGCGCTTATTGGGGCCGGAGCAGTAGTAACAAAAGAAGTTTTACCATTTGCATTGGTAGTTGGCAATCCATCCAAACAAATTGGTTGGGTAAGTGAATACGGACATCGATTAGAATTTAATAAAAACGGAATTGCGATCTGTAAAGAGAGCAATGAAACATATCAATTAAAAAATAATACCATTATAAAGTTATAGGATGCTAAAAAAATACATATTTCTAGTTTTATTATTCCCCTCAATATATTTTGCTCAAGAAGAAAAATACCCCGTTTTTGATGCTTGTAAAGATGCAGAAGTTCAATCTTTAAGAGATTGTTTTTATGCCCAAACAAAAGAGCTATTTTTTGCGGAATTTAAAATACCAGCAATTGTAAACGAAGAGGGTTTTGTTGGTTCTGCCAATACTATTTTTGCGGTTACAGCAGAAGGAGAATTTAGGTTAATATATGTAGACACACCTTTTGATGAAGTTAGAGACGAGGTAAAGAGGGCTTTTAAAGTTTTTTCGAAAATTACACCTGCTTGGTATCATGACCATGCAATAGAAATGAAATTTGAGCTTCCTATAAAATTTCCTTTAACGGGTGATAGTGATGTTATTGTAGACACCACCACCTTAGAAATTAAAAAAGAAAGCTTAATAGATGTTGTAGCAAAAAAGAGAATTGCAGATTCTACTTTTTTAGAACATAGTAGCAAACTAAACATACCTTTTACACATAGAAGTTATGTAGATTATGAATTTGCTTTGCACAAAGCAAAAGGAACACATACAGCTTCTAAACCTTATACCTATGATGATATAAAGCCATATTATGACTTAACTAAGGAAAAAAAGAAGTTTTTGAAAGCTAACAAAGAAACTTGGTTAGGTAAAAAGGTATGGAACGAGCATTTGGTACAAGTTAAAAAAGACGATTATTGGCTTACCGTAGATGTTTTATTTGATGTTCAAATAGGTAAAGATAATTCGGATGTAGATTACACGTTTAATAATTCTAGAATTGTAAATGTAAATGGAGAAATTGGAAATAACTTTTCATTTTCTACAACGTATGCAGAGAGTCAGGGTAGGTTTGCAGAATATGTAAATAGTTTTGTAACAAATAGAGCTGCAAATGTGAGACCTAAAAATTCGGAAGGTTTAGTTCCTGGAAGAGGTAAAACCAAAGGATTTAAAGAAGATTCACACGATTACCCTGTAGCAGAAGGTTATTTGGCATATACACCAAATAAATACATGCAATTTCAGTTTGGAAACGGTAAAAATTTTATAGGAGATGGGTATAGGTCTTTTATTTTATCTGATGTTTCTTCTCCAACTACCTATTTAAAAATGAAATTAGATATTTGGAAAATACAATATACCAATATTTGGATGTGGAACACAGAACCATCTTTAAGTTCAGTATCCGATCCTAATGAACATGCAAGAAAGTATGTAGCAGCTCATTATTTGAGTGTGAATGTTACAGATAAACTAAACTTAGGCTTTTTTGAAACAGCAATTTCTGCAGGAGAAAACGGAATAGATGCTGGTTTCTTAAATCCACTTATATTTTATAGGTCTTTAGAGTTTAATAGAGGTGAAGATTCTGGAAACGCAATTGTTGGTTTAACAGGTAAGTATAAGCTTAATAATAATGTCTCTTTATATTCTCAATTAGTAATTGATGAATTTTCTGTAGGAAACTTTAGTGATATGAGTGATTGGAAACATAAATTCGCATATCAATTAGGTGTAAAATATTTTGATGCTTTTAAGGTGGAAAATTTATTTTTACAGTTAGAGTACAATCGTGCGCGTCCTTATACCTTTGCACATAAGTCACCAATATTAAATTACGGTAATTACAGTCAGCCTCTTGGGCATTTGTGGGGAGCTAACTTTTGGGAGGCAATTGCTATTGCCAGATATAAAAAAGATAGATGGAGTGGTAGTGCAAAAATTATAGTAGGTAAAAAAGGGTTCGATTTAGAAGATCAAGCAATAAGTTATGGTGGTGATATTTACCAATCTTATAACAATAGATTATCAGATACGGGTATAGAGCTTGCACAGGGTAATGCTGCAAATGTTTTTATTGCAGACGTACAAGCCAATTATTTAATTAATCCTTCTACGAATACGAATCTATTTGCGGGTTTATCTTATAGAAATTTCTCTTCAGATTCAGATTTAACAAGTTATCCATCTGGTTCAAATGTTTGGTTTTCAGTAGGAGTAAGGGCAGATTTGTTTAATTGGTATTTCGACTTTTAAATTTTAATGTTTTTTTAAGAAAAACATAAGAGTTTTATACATACATTTGCAGTGTGATTTTTAATTAAGTCACACTTTTTCTTTTTCATAGCAATTTTCCCACTCAATTTATTGAGTGGGTTTTTTATTTATAGTTAAAACCTAACTAAAAGGGTGGTAAAGTCATAATTAACAAATATCTTTGCAAACTATTTTATAAAATGGAATCAACAGTAATTACAGACAATAAAATATCTATGCAAGCTATAATTTCAGACTTTAAACAACTTACAAAAGTTGGTTTGTCATTAAGTGTTG
Protein-coding regions in this window:
- a CDS encoding gliding motility protein RemB; protein product: MLKKYIFLVLLFPSIYFAQEEKYPVFDACKDAEVQSLRDCFYAQTKELFFAEFKIPAIVNEEGFVGSANTIFAVTAEGEFRLIYVDTPFDEVRDEVKRAFKVFSKITPAWYHDHAIEMKFELPIKFPLTGDSDVIVDTTTLEIKKESLIDVVAKKRIADSTFLEHSSKLNIPFTHRSYVDYEFALHKAKGTHTASKPYTYDDIKPYYDLTKEKKKFLKANKETWLGKKVWNEHLVQVKKDDYWLTVDVLFDVQIGKDNSDVDYTFNNSRIVNVNGEIGNNFSFSTTYAESQGRFAEYVNSFVTNRAANVRPKNSEGLVPGRGKTKGFKEDSHDYPVAEGYLAYTPNKYMQFQFGNGKNFIGDGYRSFILSDVSSPTTYLKMKLDIWKIQYTNIWMWNTEPSLSSVSDPNEHARKYVAAHYLSVNVTDKLNLGFFETAISAGENGIDAGFLNPLIFYRSLEFNRGEDSGNAIVGLTGKYKLNNNVSLYSQLVIDEFSVGNFSDMSDWKHKFAYQLGVKYFDAFKVENLFLQLEYNRARPYTFAHKSPILNYGNYSQPLGHLWGANFWEAIAIARYKKDRWSGSAKIIVGKKGFDLEDQAISYGGDIYQSYNNRLSDTGIELAQGNAANVFIADVQANYLINPSTNTNLFAGLSYRNFSSDSDLTSYPSGSNVWFSVGVRADLFNWYFDF
- a CDS encoding energy transducer TonB produces the protein MKNTKKLPTKQLEKFSNIFTQLGLVLVLFIVFITLEHKTEEKIVVDFNSAKRAVVYVAPDTEVLFTKEPKVVPKLKIIKAAPFIVDEIVKGKNTIIETVFEDTSIEDPILIDIENLVEVKLEEKFIEDVDFINIQNAPIFKGCDHLSKEENKVCFEKKMKQFVQRNFNVTLANEIGLHAGKHKIYTQFVIDDKGEIVDVKIRTAYKTLEKEALRVIKKLPKFKPGIQNSRAVKVRYNLPIAFSLE
- a CDS encoding acyltransferase gives rise to the protein MIEYFAHETAVIDNDCSIGKDTKIWHFSHIMSNCVIGKQCNIGQNVVVSPEVVLGKNVKVQNNVSIYTGVICEDDVFLGPSMVFTNVINPRSAIKRKNEYQQTLVKKGASIGANATIICGNTIGEYALIGAGAVVTKEVLPFALVVGNPSKQIGWVSEYGHRLEFNKNGIAICKESNETYQLKNNTIIKL
- the deoC gene encoding deoxyribose-phosphate aldolase, with translation MKISQYLDATYLKTASQANLTEEENKQNVIDLIQEAILYDYKLIMIRAKYIPLAKEMLQEVGANILIGTVIGFHEGTYTTQEKLDEAREAINLGADELDFVVNYKAFKREEIALVTNEITKGIALALANNKVIKWIIEVAALTNKEIIVISRLIKNIVFTDFGEENADKVFVKSSTGFFKTANNLPNGATFETMKLISENAKPLKIKAAGGVRDYETAVKMVALGVDRIGTSSSKEIVNKEQNSNSGY